A window from Rhodothermus bifroesti encodes these proteins:
- the hemW gene encoding radical SAM family heme chaperone HemW, which yields MASLYVHVPFCRQRCSYCDFYFVTGQRLYGSFVQSLCIEIEYYGQLYGKIEPVTTLYFGGGTPSRLALEEVARILEALYRHFDLSEVTEVTFEVNPEDATLDYLRGLRHLGINRLSIGVQSFYEADLRFMHRAHTADQAEAAITNALRAGFENLNVDLIFGLPDQPIEYWMANLQKVADRGIPHLSTYSLTIEPGTILAKQVARGLTRPADEATYTACYDFAMDYLTDRGYEHYEISNFARPGYRSQHNQAYWQHANYIGFGPSAHSFWWGALPEPGAYRWANVRNLRRYEALLAQHHLPLEFREGLSYDQLAEEYLLLRLRTAEGLNLDDYAERYGVDLLSEKLDDLAALEAEGLIEPIRNGTLRLSRKGKHVCDAITARLLPS from the coding sequence ATGGCCAGCCTTTACGTACACGTCCCGTTTTGCCGGCAGCGCTGCAGCTACTGCGACTTTTACTTTGTCACTGGGCAGCGGCTCTACGGCAGCTTTGTGCAGTCGCTCTGCATCGAAATTGAATACTACGGTCAGCTTTACGGCAAGATCGAACCGGTCACTACGCTTTACTTTGGTGGGGGTACGCCTTCGCGCCTAGCGCTAGAAGAGGTGGCCCGCATTTTGGAGGCGCTCTACCGGCATTTTGATCTGTCCGAGGTAACCGAAGTGACCTTCGAGGTCAACCCCGAAGATGCCACGCTTGACTATCTGCGGGGGCTACGCCATTTAGGCATTAACCGGCTGTCGATTGGGGTGCAGTCGTTCTACGAAGCCGATTTACGCTTTATGCACCGGGCGCACACGGCCGATCAGGCCGAAGCAGCTATCACCAATGCGCTTCGGGCGGGATTCGAGAACCTCAACGTTGATTTGATCTTTGGCTTGCCCGATCAACCCATTGAGTACTGGATGGCCAACCTACAAAAGGTGGCTGACCGTGGCATACCGCACCTTTCCACGTATAGCTTAACCATTGAGCCTGGAACCATCTTAGCCAAACAGGTGGCACGCGGCCTCACGCGACCTGCCGACGAGGCCACCTACACCGCCTGCTACGACTTTGCCATGGACTATCTGACAGACCGAGGCTACGAGCACTACGAAATCTCTAACTTTGCACGCCCGGGCTATCGCTCCCAGCACAATCAGGCCTATTGGCAGCATGCCAACTACATCGGTTTTGGCCCTTCAGCGCATTCTTTCTGGTGGGGTGCCCTCCCTGAGCCGGGGGCTTACCGCTGGGCTAACGTGCGCAACTTGCGTCGCTACGAAGCTTTGCTGGCGCAGCACCATTTACCCTTGGAATTCCGAGAAGGTCTTTCCTACGATCAACTGGCTGAAGAATACCTCTTGTTGCGGCTGCGCACAGCAGAAGGGCTGAACTTAGACGACTACGCCGAGCGCTACGGCGTCGACCTGCTCAGCGAAAAGCTCGATGACTTGGCGGCTTTGGAGGCCGAAGGGCTGATCGAACCTATCCGAAATGGCACCCTACGCCTAAGCCGTAAAGGCAAGCACGTCTGCGATGCAATTACCGCACGCCTGCTGCCCAGTTAA
- a CDS encoding DNA double-strand break repair nuclease NurA, with protein sequence MLDFAQLQQQLQDFAAYQWRQRNVLQEKLRAALEAWAAAPEAEALDEQVKDVRPSWLVAQLLGTRLQECRDAPERPATVTVVAADGSQIFPDRHVEPPCFLLNVGRVAFQLGTLEPPRMESVPRFYYRQEDLRDFLDDRFEAITVEVVSALRDEYELEALLELATEARRAGRPLVALLDGTLIRWMIRRLHQRELEERLIQRYAELLEGFQKEQIPLASYISRPGGAEVVNLLRVVRGECTPQPPALSLEGLPDRLLFAQLLKPGERSAVFLSGSHIQWAYAREHQIAYVYLAVPARYGTVEIARIEFPQWVAEHTDWLDLLHAVLLKECEKGQGYPMVLAEAHERAIIRGVDREAFYDLIGRQLLQNGMTLESSRKQMSKRRPVL encoded by the coding sequence GTGCTCGACTTTGCTCAATTGCAGCAGCAGCTGCAGGATTTCGCCGCCTACCAATGGCGGCAGCGGAATGTACTGCAGGAGAAGCTGCGCGCAGCTTTGGAGGCCTGGGCAGCAGCCCCCGAAGCTGAGGCGCTCGACGAGCAAGTGAAGGACGTGCGGCCTAGCTGGCTAGTAGCACAGCTGCTCGGTACGCGGCTGCAGGAATGCAGGGACGCTCCGGAGCGTCCTGCTACCGTGACCGTGGTGGCTGCCGATGGCTCGCAGATTTTCCCTGATCGGCATGTAGAGCCCCCGTGCTTTTTGCTCAACGTAGGACGGGTAGCTTTTCAACTAGGTACGCTCGAGCCCCCACGGATGGAATCGGTGCCGCGCTTTTACTATCGCCAAGAAGACTTGCGCGATTTTCTCGATGATCGGTTTGAGGCCATTACGGTCGAAGTCGTTTCAGCGCTGCGCGACGAGTATGAACTGGAGGCCCTGCTGGAGCTAGCGACGGAGGCGCGTCGGGCAGGACGTCCGCTGGTAGCCTTGCTCGACGGCACGCTGATTCGGTGGATGATTCGCCGCTTGCATCAGCGGGAGCTGGAAGAGCGGCTTATTCAGCGCTACGCGGAGCTTTTAGAAGGCTTCCAGAAGGAGCAAATTCCGCTAGCTTCCTATATCAGCCGACCGGGTGGGGCCGAAGTGGTCAACCTGTTGCGGGTTGTGCGGGGAGAATGCACACCGCAACCCCCGGCCCTGTCCCTAGAAGGACTGCCAGACCGGCTGCTGTTTGCACAGTTACTTAAGCCTGGAGAGCGTTCAGCTGTCTTCCTTTCAGGCTCACATATTCAGTGGGCGTATGCACGGGAGCATCAGATTGCTTATGTCTACCTGGCTGTGCCTGCGCGCTATGGCACCGTTGAGATTGCCCGCATCGAGTTTCCTCAGTGGGTTGCAGAGCACACGGACTGGTTGGATCTGCTGCATGCCGTCTTGCTCAAAGAATGCGAAAAAGGCCAGGGCTACCCGATGGTGCTAGCGGAAGCGCACGAGCGGGCAATCATTCGCGGCGTCGATCGCGAAGCTTTTTATGACTTGATTGGCCGCCAGCTTTTGCAAAACGGCATGACCTTGGAAAGCTCCCGTAAACAGATGAGCAAGCGGCGGCCTGTGCTGTAA